One part of the [Synechococcus] sp. NIES-970 genome encodes these proteins:
- a CDS encoding hypothetical protein (conserved hypothetical protein): MRHLFSPHSLLLLSLSLWLQGCVGYPRIVNFPVDPGGRSLNSRSLDFDPAIAGPYLVFASDRNGSQDIYLFDTNSRQTILLPGLNALNERASHPSISEDGRYIVFAVNRQGESDIYLYDREFQQKRNLTDNLNQEVRHPNISADGSKIAFEMAENGQWDLLVYDRTGRQLDVE; this comes from the coding sequence ATGCGGCATCTTTTTTCCCCACACAGTTTACTATTGCTGAGCTTGAGCCTATGGCTCCAAGGCTGTGTTGGTTACCCGCGAATTGTGAATTTTCCCGTCGATCCGGGGGGGCGCAGCCTCAACAGTCGCTCCCTAGATTTTGACCCGGCGATCGCTGGACCATATCTTGTTTTTGCCTCAGACCGCAACGGTTCCCAGGACATCTACTTGTTTGATACCAACAGTCGCCAAACAATTCTTTTGCCCGGTCTCAATGCCCTCAATGAGCGCGCTTCCCACCCCAGCATTTCAGAAGATGGCCGTTACATCGTCTTTGCGGTGAATCGTCAGGGGGAATCAGATATTTACTTATATGACCGCGAATTTCAACAAAAGCGCAATTTAACAGATAATCTCAACCAAGAAGTGCGCCATCCCAACATCAGTGCTGACGGCTCAAAAATTGCCTTTGAGATGGCTGAAAATGGCCAGTGGGATCTCTTGGTCTATGACCGCACAGGTCGCCAACTAGATGTTGAATAG
- a CDS encoding hypothetical protein (conserved hypothetical protein), producing the protein MVSPSQITATWHSEIAEIPKAAWDAIASPLKTPFLEWDWLHNIETSGSVGPRTGWQPCHLSLQRNGELIAMAPLYIKGHSYGEFVFDHQWADLSHRLGHEYYPKLVGMTPFTPAVGYRFLIAPGEDERELCQMMVQAIDQFCDRHGISGCNFLFVDPDWQKTMEQLGFRAWLHHGYIWSNHDFSDFDDYLGAFTSNQRKNIKRERKAVEKAGLTMKMMAGDEIPAHYFPLIYRFYSSTCDKFFWGSKYLRKAFFEQLESTYRHRVVLAAAYIPEDEKHPVGLSFCIRKDEHLYGRYWGAFDEYDCLHFEACYYKPIQWAIAQGITMYDPGAGGKHKRRRGFPATPNYSLHRFYQPRMGQILDAYIQEINAMEQQEIDAINADIPFKRRELHLDIS; encoded by the coding sequence ATGGTTTCCCCGTCGCAAATCACCGCCACTTGGCACAGTGAGATCGCCGAAATCCCCAAAGCTGCCTGGGATGCGATCGCCTCACCGTTGAAAACCCCTTTCCTAGAATGGGATTGGCTCCACAACATTGAAACCTCCGGCAGTGTTGGCCCGAGAACCGGTTGGCAGCCCTGCCACCTCTCGCTCCAGCGCAACGGAGAATTGATCGCCATGGCCCCCCTCTACATCAAAGGCCACAGCTACGGCGAATTTGTTTTTGACCACCAATGGGCTGACTTGTCCCACCGCCTGGGCCACGAATACTATCCCAAGCTAGTCGGTATGACCCCCTTTACACCCGCAGTGGGTTACCGCTTTCTCATCGCCCCTGGTGAAGATGAACGGGAACTGTGTCAAATGATGGTGCAGGCGATCGATCAGTTTTGCGATCGCCACGGCATTTCTGGTTGTAACTTCTTGTTTGTGGATCCGGATTGGCAGAAAACCATGGAGCAGTTAGGTTTCCGGGCTTGGCTCCACCATGGCTACATCTGGAGTAACCATGACTTTAGCGATTTTGACGATTACCTCGGGGCGTTCACCTCGAACCAACGGAAAAATATTAAGCGGGAGCGCAAAGCCGTTGAAAAAGCAGGTCTAACCATGAAGATGATGGCGGGCGATGAAATTCCGGCCCATTATTTTCCCTTGATTTATCGCTTCTATAGCAGCACCTGCGACAAATTTTTTTGGGGTAGTAAATATCTGCGAAAAGCTTTTTTTGAGCAGCTAGAGTCCACCTATCGTCACCGAGTTGTCCTCGCTGCCGCCTACATCCCTGAAGACGAAAAACACCCCGTGGGCCTCTCTTTTTGCATCCGTAAAGATGAGCATCTCTATGGGCGGTATTGGGGCGCTTTTGATGAATATGATTGTCTCCATTTTGAAGCTTGTTATTACAAGCCGATCCAGTGGGCGATCGCCCAGGGAATCACCATGTATGACCCAGGGGCGGGCGGGAAACACAAACGGCGGAGGGGTTTCCCAGCAACGCCCAACTATAGCCTGCATCGCTTCTATCAACCCCGCATGGGCCAAATTTTGGATGCTTATATTCAAGAAATCAATGCAATGGAGCAACAAGAAATTGACGCGATCAATGCAGATATTCCCTTTAAGCGGCGGGAGTTACATTTAGATATTTCCTAA
- a CDS encoding putative phosphoribosyltransferase: MTDLKVDLKISWAEYHQLIEQLARQIHRSQWEFNQILCLAKGGLRIGDILARLFDQPLGILNVTSYGGTGNREQGQLQFAEHLTNFGPLGDRLLLVDDLVDSGASLREAQIWLKQYAPQVKEMRTAVLWYKGQAQFQPDYYAQHLPDNPWIEQPFEHYERGVTALGEDSHAKSDEIY, from the coding sequence ATGACCGATTTGAAAGTCGATTTAAAAATCAGTTGGGCTGAATATCACCAGCTCATTGAACAGTTGGCCCGACAAATTCATCGCTCCCAATGGGAGTTTAATCAGATCCTCTGTTTGGCGAAGGGCGGTTTACGGATCGGCGATATTTTGGCCCGCCTTTTCGACCAGCCCCTAGGGATCTTAAATGTGACCAGTTATGGTGGCACGGGAAATCGGGAGCAGGGTCAACTGCAGTTTGCAGAACACTTGACGAATTTTGGGCCCCTAGGCGATCGCCTGCTGTTGGTAGATGATCTGGTAGATTCCGGCGCGAGCCTCCGGGAAGCCCAAATCTGGTTAAAACAATATGCCCCCCAAGTGAAGGAAATGCGCACTGCTGTTCTTTGGTATAAGGGCCAGGCGCAATTTCAGCCCGATTATTACGCACAGCATTTGCCCGATAATCCCTGGATTGAGCAACCCTTTGAACATTACGAAAGGGGTGTGACAGCCTTAGGAGAGGATAGCCATGCAAAATCAGACGAGATCTATTAA